The Rhododendron vialii isolate Sample 1 chromosome 6a, ASM3025357v1 genome includes a window with the following:
- the LOC131330624 gene encoding transcription factor ILR3-like, with protein sequence MFGNSMEIDSTSENSIWLFDYGLMEDISAIPDGDLPAAPPVTTCFSWPSQEINNCSNVSVDIDSSFGDSEAVEETGLRKRLKSESCNALGTKACREKSRRDRLNERFVELGSVLEPGRPPNTDKAAILGDAVRMVRQLRSKAQKLRESNEDLQEKIKELKAEKNELRIEKQTMKEEKEKLEHQVKALTSHPGFLPHPFAMPVAYGAHGQTPDHKLMPFITFPSIAMWQLIPPAVRDTSHDHVLHPPVA encoded by the exons atgTTTGGGAATTCAATGGAAATTGACAGTACTTCAGAGAACTCGATTTGGCTATTCGACTATGGCTTAATGGAAGACATCTCCGCCATCCCAGACGGAGACTTACCGGCTGCGCCACCGGTGACCACCTGCTTCAGCTGGCCGTCGCAGGAGATCAATAATTGCTCTAACGTAAG TGTGGATATTGACAGCTCATTTGGGGATTCAGAAGCCGTTGAGGAAACTGGCTTGCGGAAAAG GTTGAAGTCTGAATCATGCAATGCATTGGGCACCAAAGCATGTCGGGAGAAATCACGAAGAGATAGGCTGAATGAGAG GTTCGTGGAATTGGGTTCTGTTCTGGAGCCTGGAAGGCCCCCCAATACAGACAAGGCTGCTATTTTAGGTGATGCTGTCCGCATGGTGAGACAGCTACGAAGCAAAGCCCAGAAGCTAAGGGAGTCAAATGAGGATTTGCAAGAGAAGATTAAAGAACTGAAG GCTGAGAAGAACGAGCTCCGCATTGAGAAGCAGACTATGaaggaagaaaaggagaagCTGGAGCAccaagtcaaagccttgacttcACATCCAGGCTTCCTGCCTCATCCATTTGCAATGCCTGTTGCATATGGTGCTCATGGGCAAACCCCTGATCACAAGTTAATGCCTTTCATCACTTTTCCTAGCATTGCCATGTGGCAATTAATACCGCCCGCTGTGCGTGACACGTCGCATGACCACGTCCTCCATCCTCCGGTTGCTTAA
- the LOC131330627 gene encoding UPF0481 protein At3g47200-like, with protein sequence MAKTTSVKPEGNLQQLIREADELAAKLYSRTSDIAIYRFPRTLREGNEKYSKPRTMAIGPFHAHAHAHATDLDRVQSKMFNFSHVTREIGGMGVMKTLINELEKLELTARACYDSDKVVTDMKHYEFSKIMILDGCFVFRVIVQLTYKKLPLVTPTLGSSHGSIYDLLLDFVKLENQIPFFILESIFEKYKQLNPDAASSLSEYALSFLGMTILKEHNLCTPKPEQRINHLLHLAKMALFPLPRPDSASTMTTVVSMGPDKPSSSSSSSSLLTETRTASELKAYGVNFRTPKVGNNAYLQDIRFKNGVLEIPKLMYNEITAPLFLNFLAYEVSYHRNDMEELAVMSYIWFMDSLIRDVEDVEVLVQSGVLQARITDAKDIVSLFNSLAGSQFIEPERYHFEHIHRQLKRYCESGLRPLRAKLVYFYNHGRWDFLNTILLSFFTVTQTLFSILAYLIPLKN encoded by the coding sequence ATGGCAAAGACTACTTCGGTGAAACCCGAAGGCAACCTACAACAGCTTATACGAGAAGCTGATGAATTGGCAGCTAAGCTGTATTCAAGGACATCTGATATCGCAATCTATAGATTTCCCCGAACTCTCCGCGAGGGCAACGAAAAGTACTCCAAACCAAGGACAATGGCTATAGGCCCCTTTCATGCTCATGCTCATGCTCATGCTACAGATCTGGATCGCGTACAAAGTAAAATGTTTAACTTCTCCCACGTTACGCGTGAAATTGGAGGTATGGGAGTTATGAAAACGCTTATCAATGAATTGGAGAAGTTAGAACTGACGGCTCGGGCGTGCTACGATTCAGATAAAGTGGTAACTGATATGAAACACTACGAGTTCTCGAAGATTATGATACTTGATGGCTGCTTTGTTTTTCGGGTAATTGTTCAATTAACCTACAAAAAACTTCCGCTAGTTACGCCCACATTAGGGAGCTCTCATGGGTCGATATATGATCTCCTTCTAGACTTTGTTAAACTTGAAAACCAGATTCCGTTCTTCATCCTGGAATCCATCTTTGAGAAATACAAGCAGCTCAATCCAGACGCGGCCTCTAGCTTATCCGAGTATGCTCTTAGTTTTCTTGGGATGACCATACTAAAAGAGCATAACCTTTGTACTCCGAAACCCGAGCAGAGAATCAATCATCTGCTTCACTTGGCGAAGATGGCGTTATTCCCTCTTCCTCGTCCAGATAGTGCTTCAACAATGACAACCGTAGTGAGCATGGGCCCCGACAAGCCatcatcatcgtcgtcgtcgtcatcctTATTGACTGAAACAAGAACTGCATCAGAGCTGAAAGCATACGGAGTCAACTTCCGGACGCCAAAGGTCGGTAATAATGCTTACCTGCAAGATATACGCTTCAAGAATGGCGTCCTTGAAATCCCAAAACTCATGTACAACGAAATAACCGCTCCACTCTTCCTGAACTTCTTGGCTTACGAAGTTTCGTATCACAGGAACGACATGGAGGAACTTGCTGTAATGTCCTACATCTGGTTCATGGATAGCCTCATCAGGGACGTCGAGGACGTTGAGGTGCTTGTTCAATCCGGTGTCCTGCAAGCTCGGATCACCGACGCCAAGGATATAGTCTCTTTGTTTAACAGCCTCGCCGGGAGCCAGTTTATCGAGCCAGAGAGATACCACTTCGAGCATATACATCGACAGTTGAAGAGATACTGTGAGTCCGGCCTCCGCCCGCTTCGCGCGAAATTGGTTTATTTCTACAATCATGGGAGGTGGGATTTCCTTAATACCATCCTCCTCTCTTTCTTCACCGTCACCCAAACCCTGTTTTCCATCCTTGCCTACCTCATTCCCCTGAAAAATTGA
- the LOC131330625 gene encoding uclacyanin 1-like, whose amino-acid sequence MAMLRIVASLAVMAMIINVAMAATYNVGSPSGSWDTSTDLASWSSSKTFLVGDRLAFTYPSNHDVVEVPKTDYDSCQTTNSIQTYNGGNTVIPLSSPGKRYFICGTFGHCSQGMKVEIDTLATSTSPTRAPTPETGIELPHSPAPSHVVSPTESPSLSRSANPSSSSAATLANTLIGSIVGFGFAMVMLLSL is encoded by the exons ATGGCGATGCTGCGAATAGTAGCTAGTTTGGCTGTAATGGCCATGATCATCAATGTAGCCATGGCAGCAACTTACAATGTTGGCAGTCCCAGCGGCAGCTGGGATACCAGCACTGACCTCGCGTCATGGTCATCTTCGAAAACATTTTTGGTGGGAGACCGTTTGG CTTTCACCTATCCGTCGAACCACGACGTGGTTGAAGTGCCTAAGACAGATTACGATTCCTGCCAGACCACTAACTCAATTCAGACTTACAACGGCGGCAACACCGTcatccctctctcttctccggGCAAGAGATACTTCATATGTGGAACATTTGGGCATTGTAGCCAAGGAATGAAGGTTGAAATCGACACACTTGCCACCTCAACATCACCAACAAGGGCACCAACGCCTGAAACTGGAATTGAATTACCTCACAGTCCTGCTCCATCCCATGTGGTTTCTCCGACCGAATCTCCTTCTCTAAGCCGCTCCGCCAACCCATCTTCCTCATCAGCAGCTACACTAGCTAATACTCTAATTGGGTCTATTGTAGGATTCGGCTTCGCCATGGTGATGCTACTGAGTCTCTGA